The following proteins are co-located in the Tripterygium wilfordii isolate XIE 37 chromosome 2, ASM1340144v1, whole genome shotgun sequence genome:
- the LOC120010837 gene encoding AT-hook motif nuclear-localized protein 9-like — protein MTIPVPPRGNLDQQSLVFPAAAGEDFTPLVLMVQPGEDVIEKISSLNQFPGTITVITAIGDISSVVLGHPSCTGVSMRIEGHFPILMLSGLITFTETGMISPNNEPFRVVMAKPDGGTFGGAVIGPLIAHTPIQLVLGNFSQSNGREVQSSSTAAAADNPNIIQDEPSSHNEHFEGVNHVRR, from the exons ATGACAATCCCAGTACCTCCCCGTGGTAATTTGGACCAGCAATCTTTGGTTTTCCCAG CAGCTGCTGGAGAAGACTTTACACCGCTTGTTTTGATGGTGCAACCAGGAGAG GACGTCATTGAAAAAATATCATCGTTGAATCAGTTTCCCGGAACAATCACAGTCATTACTGCGATTGGAGACATATCCAGCGTCGTTTTAGGCCATCCTTCTTGCACTGGTGTCTCTATGAGAATTGAG GGTCACTTTCCAATTCTAATGTTGTCTGGATTGATTACTTTCACTGAAACGGGCATGATATCGCCAAACAATGAGCCTTTTAGAGTTGTTATGGCTAAACCAGATGGAGGAACATTTGGAGGTGCTGTAATAGGACCATTGATTGCCCATACTCCTATTCAG CTTGTTCTTGGTAATTTTAGTCAAAGTAATGGCAGGGAAGTGCAATCTTCTTCAACTGCTGCAGCTGCTGATAATCCAAATATTATCCAAGACGAACCATCCAGCCATAATGAACATTTCGAAGGAGTGAACCACGTGAGGCGTTAG
- the LOC120010843 gene encoding AT-hook motif nuclear-localized protein 11-like, translating to MEVKDSPVSESPEINESASTESQSTPHQEVIPTEEIVVKPTVGDGVGSGGEGSGQVSAEISMRRKRGRPRKCEISGTASHLSEPPPKRRRGRPRGSGRIQFLTSLGGCGLETAGGCFTPHVLELKAGQDIVPEISSLAVFPRAAIVLAAAGALSSVVIARPGQAGGFVRYDGYFQILSLNGIFIFSEVDGTPTPRNNGYLSIVLAHPDGGVFGGAVTGCLIAANPIQLVVGTFKQTIHKTFRRRMFRGESSSLNAVNDGLASAMAAIPIPVIPSLGNNGSAMPTPAMSNVSQRIHVEAAGPSDAGSNQLESPTPLRVCRCQNNSEASLPMSPENDNVTPQTLMSKDESENCC from the exons ATGGAAGTGAAAGACAGCCCCGTTTCCGAGTCCCCGGAAATCAACGAGTCTGCCTCTACGGAGAGCCAGTCAACGCCGCACCAGGAGGTGATTCCAACAGAAGAAATTGTGGTGAAACCGACCGTTGGTGATGGCGTTGGCTCTGGAGGAGAAGGATCAGGCCAAGTCAGTGCTGAAATTAGTATGAGAAGAAAACGAGGAAGGCCGAGAAAGTGTGAGATTTCAGGCACCGCCTCTCATCTTTCGGAGCCTCCTCCAAAACGGCGAAGAGGGCGGCCCCGTGGTTCAGGGAGAATCCAATTTTTGACTTCCCTTG GTGGATGCGGGTTAGAAACTGCAGGAGGATGCTTTACACCTCATGTTTTGGAGCTAAAAGCAGGACAG GACATCGTACCCGAAATATCATCACTGGCTGTGTTTCCCCGAGCAGCTATTGTTCTCGCAGCTGCTGGAGCGCTTTCCAGTGTCGTTATAGCGCGTCCGGGACAAGCTGGTGGTTTTGTGAGATATGAT GGATATTTTCAAATCCTGTCGCTGAACGGGATTTTTATTTTCAGCGAAGTGGATGGAACTCCCACACCCCGCAATAACGGATACTTGAGCATTGTGCTCGCCCATCCAGATGGAGGGGTATTTGGTGGTGCTGTAACAGGATGCTTGATTGCTGCTAATCCAATTCAG TTGGTAGTTGGGACATTCAAGCAGACCATCCACAAGACATTTCGAAGGAGGATGTTCCGAGGTGAATCTTCCTCTTTGAATGCTGTTAACGATGGTTTAGCATCAGCCATGGCTGCTATACCTATTCCTGTCATACCGAGTCTAGGCAACAATGGTTCAGCCATGCCAACACCGGCAATGTCCAATGTTTCACAGCGGATTCATGTGGAAGCTGCAGGTCCTAGCGATGCTGGGAGTAACCAATTAGAGAGCCCCACTCCTCTGCGAGTTTGTCGATGCCAGAACAACTCGGAAGCGTCGCTGCCGATGTCTCCAGAGAATGATAATGTTACTCCTCAGACTTTGATGTCTAAAGATGAGAGCGAAAATTGTTGCTGA
- the LOC119981353 gene encoding glucomannan 4-beta-mannosyltransferase 2-like encodes MADGSTKIFIPESFQINRDDIAGQIGLIWELIKQPLIVPLLQVCVYVCLVMSLMLFMERLYMGVVIILVKLFLKKPDKRYKWEPLQEDLESGNSNFPVVLIQIPMFNEREVYKLSIGAACGLSWPSDRLVIQVLDDSTDPVIKQMVELECQRWASKGINITYQIRETRVGYKAGALKEGLKRSYVKHCEYVAIFDADFQPEPGYLKRAIPFLVHNPEIALVQARWIFVNSNECLLTRMQEMSLDYHFTVEQEVGSSTHAFFGFNGTAGVWRIAAINEAGGWKDRTTVEDMDLAVRASLRGWKFLYLGDLQVKSELPSTFRAFRFQQHRWSCGPANLFRKMAMEIIKNKKVRFWKKVYVIYSFFFVRKIIAHMVTFFFYCVVLPLTILVPEVKVPIWGAVYIPSIITILNSVGTPRSIHLLFYWILFENVMSLHRTKASFIGLLEAGRANEWVVTEKLGDALKNKDAAKNKTNQKAAKKLRFKFIERINSLELGFAAFLFICGCYDFVHGKNNYFVYLFLQTLTFAITGFGYVGTII; translated from the exons ATGGCCGACGGTTCAACAAAAATCTTTATACCAGAGTCGTTCCAGATAAACAGAGATGACATTGCGGGACAAATTGGGCTGATATGGGAGCTGATAAAGCAACCATTGATTGTTCCTTTGTTGCAAGTTTGTGTGTATGTTTGCTTGGTTATGTCACTGATGCTGTTCATGGAGAGGCTCTATATGGGTGTTGTTATAATCCTTGTTAAGCTCTTTTTGAAGAAACCAGACAAACGTTACAAATGGGAGCCTCTCCAAGAAGATTTAGAGTCCGGAAATTCCAACTTTCCAGTCGTTCTCATCCAAATCCCAATGTTCAACGAAAGAGAG GTTTACAAGCTCTCCATAGGAGCCGCATGCGGACTTTCTTGGCCGTCCGATCGTCTGGTTATCCAAGTCCTCGATGATTCAACCGACCCTGTTATCAAG CAAATGGTGGAGCTGGAATGCCAGAGATGGGCAAGCAAGGGAATCAACATAACGTACCAAATCAGAGAGACCAGAGTGGGATACAAAGCAGGGGCTTTAAAAGAAGGTCTAAAGAGAAGCTATGTTAAGCACTGCGAATATGTGGCTATCTTTGATGCTGATTTCCAGCCTGAGCCTGGCTATCTCAAGCGTGCCATTCCTTTCTTGGTCCACAACCCAGAAATTGCACTTGTTCAGGCTCGTTGGATCTTTG TGAACTCAAACGAATGTTTGTTGACTAGAATGCAAGAGATGTCACTGGATTACCATTTCACTGTGGAGCAAGAAGTTGGGTCATCGACTCATGCATTCTTTGGTTTCAATG GCACTGCTGGTGTTTGGAGAATTGCCGCAATCAACGAGGCCGGTGGATGGAAGGATCGTACCACCGTAGAGGATATGGATCTTGCTGTCCGAGCTAGTCTAAGGGGTTGGAAGTTCTTGTACCTTGGTGATCTCCAGGTAAAAAGTGAGCTTCCTAGTACATTCAGGGCGTTTCGGTTTCAGCAGCACAGGTGGTCCTGTGGTCCAGCCAATCTGTTTAGGAAAATGGCCATGGAGATCATTAAAAACAAG AAAGTGAGGTTTTGGAAGAAAGTGTATGTGATCTACAGCTTCTTCTTCGTCCGGAAGATCATAGCTCATATGGTCACATTTTTCTTCTACTGTGTTGTTCTTCCACTGACCATTTTAGTTCCTGAAGTTAAAGTACCTATTTGGGGAGCTGTTTATATTCCTTCCATTATAACCATTCTCAATTCAGTTGGAACACCAAG GTCCATTCACTTGTTATTTTACTGGATCCTCTTTGAGAATGTAATGTCATTGCATCGGACTAAGGCGTCGTTTATTGGTCTGCTCGAAGCAGGACGGGCTAATGAATGGGTTGTCACTGAAAAACTAGGTGATGCACTCAAGAACAAAGATGCTGCCAAGAACAAAACCAACCAGAAGGCAGCGAAAAAACTTCGGTTCAAGTTCATTGAGAG AATCAACTCGTTAGAGCTTGGATTCGCGGCCTTCCTTTTCATCTGTGGATGTTACGATTTCGTTCACGGGAAGAACAACTACTTTGTATACCTATTCCTCCAAACCCTTACCTTCGCCATCACCGGATTCGGCTATGTTGGTACCATCATTTAA
- the LOC119982973 gene encoding histone deacetylase HDT1 isoform X2 has translation MAYSMEFWGVEVKAGEPLKVTPEEDTLIHVSQAALGESKKDKGKEAVPLYVKCGDQKLVIGTLSSENFPQVSFDLVFEKEFELSHNWKGGSVHFCGYKVPIPDEGDDYPGKVVPKGDNAAAKPQAAKPESSVKQVELVEPSKLGEGDSDEDSEDDSDEDSEDDSDEDDESGSDLMMSEDIDDSDEEEMPKKDEVVKKRPNDSALKTPASKKAKSATPQKTDGKKGGHTATPHPSKKAGKTPANGANPKAQTPKSVGQFSCNSCDRTFTKEVGLESHKKAKHAAN, from the exons ATGGCCTATTCAATGGAGTTTTGGG GTGTTGAAGTCAAGGCTGGGGAGCCTCTGAAAGTAACACCTGAGGAGGATACCTTGATACATGTTTCTCAG GCAGCTCTTGGTGAGTCGAAGAAGGATAAAGGAAAGGAAGCTGTGCCTTTGTATGTCAAGTGTGGTGATCAGAAGCTTGTTATTGGAACTCTTTCTTCTGAAAATTTCCCCCAAGTATCATTTGATTTAGTTTTTGAGAAAGAGTTTGAACTTTCTCACAACTGGAAAGGTGGAAGCGTGCACTTCTGTGGTTACAAAGTTCCCATACCTGATGA GGGTGATGACTATCCTG GAAAAGTTGTGCCAAAGGGTGATAATGCAGCAGCCAAGCCCCAAGCAGCCAAGCCCGAATCTTCTGTTAAACAGGTTGAACTTGTAGAGCCAAGTAAACTCGGGGAAGGTGATTCTGACGAAGATTCTGAAGATGATTCTGATGAAGATTCCGAAGATGAttctgatgaagatgatgaaagcGGG AGTGATCTTATGATGTCTGAGGACATTGATGATTCTGATGAAGAAGAAATGCCTAAGAAG GATGAGGTGGTTAAGAAGAGGCCTAATGATTCTGCTTTGAAGACTCCAGCTTCTAAGAAGGCAAAGTCTGCTACCCCTCAGAAGACAG aTGGTAAGAAGGGAGGGCACACTGCAACTCCTCACCCCTCAAAGAAGGCTGGCAAAACACCTGCAAATGGAGCCAACCCTAAGGCACAGACACCAAAATCTGTTGGTCAATTCTCATGCAACTCCTGTGACAG GACATTTACAAAGGAAGTGGGTCTGGAATCTCACAAAAAAGCCAAACATGCAGCCAACTAG
- the LOC119982973 gene encoding histone deacetylase HDT1 isoform X1, whose protein sequence is MAYSMEFWGVEVKAGEPLKVTPEEDTLIHVSQAALGESKKDKGKEAVPLYVKCGDQKLVIGTLSSENFPQVSFDLVFEKEFELSHNWKGGSVHFCGYKVPIPDEGDDYPDSDSSEEEEIPLPKIENGKVVPKGDNAAAKPQAAKPESSVKQVELVEPSKLGEGDSDEDSEDDSDEDSEDDSDEDDESGSDLMMSEDIDDSDEEEMPKKDEVVKKRPNDSALKTPASKKAKSATPQKTDGKKGGHTATPHPSKKAGKTPANGANPKAQTPKSVGQFSCNSCDRTFTKEVGLESHKKAKHAAN, encoded by the exons ATGGCCTATTCAATGGAGTTTTGGG GTGTTGAAGTCAAGGCTGGGGAGCCTCTGAAAGTAACACCTGAGGAGGATACCTTGATACATGTTTCTCAG GCAGCTCTTGGTGAGTCGAAGAAGGATAAAGGAAAGGAAGCTGTGCCTTTGTATGTCAAGTGTGGTGATCAGAAGCTTGTTATTGGAACTCTTTCTTCTGAAAATTTCCCCCAAGTATCATTTGATTTAGTTTTTGAGAAAGAGTTTGAACTTTCTCACAACTGGAAAGGTGGAAGCGTGCACTTCTGTGGTTACAAAGTTCCCATACCTGATGA GGGTGATGACTATCCTG ATTCAGACTCTTCTGAAGAGGAAGAGATCCCATTGCCAAAAATTGAGAATG GAAAAGTTGTGCCAAAGGGTGATAATGCAGCAGCCAAGCCCCAAGCAGCCAAGCCCGAATCTTCTGTTAAACAGGTTGAACTTGTAGAGCCAAGTAAACTCGGGGAAGGTGATTCTGACGAAGATTCTGAAGATGATTCTGATGAAGATTCCGAAGATGAttctgatgaagatgatgaaagcGGG AGTGATCTTATGATGTCTGAGGACATTGATGATTCTGATGAAGAAGAAATGCCTAAGAAG GATGAGGTGGTTAAGAAGAGGCCTAATGATTCTGCTTTGAAGACTCCAGCTTCTAAGAAGGCAAAGTCTGCTACCCCTCAGAAGACAG aTGGTAAGAAGGGAGGGCACACTGCAACTCCTCACCCCTCAAAGAAGGCTGGCAAAACACCTGCAAATGGAGCCAACCCTAAGGCACAGACACCAAAATCTGTTGGTCAATTCTCATGCAACTCCTGTGACAG GACATTTACAAAGGAAGTGGGTCTGGAATCTCACAAAAAAGCCAAACATGCAGCCAACTAG
- the LOC119981512 gene encoding arogenate dehydratase/prephenate dehydratase 6, chloroplastic: MQTLSPAYYTNNLNSLMRTSPYKFTGPRSSARLSVHCISPSDAAQFPDGIGYSRADWQSSCAILSSKVVSSEQPNDKSYSSADHVTSVNGHKTSVENINLIQINAANSHNGQLAFPPQKPLSITDLSPAPMHSSELRVAYQGVPGAYSEATAVKAYPNCETIPCDQFEVAFQAVELWIADRAVLPVENSLGGSIHRNYDLLLSHRLHIVGEVQLPVHHCLLALPGVRKEYITRVISHPQALAQCEHTLTKLGLQASREAVDNTAGAAEYIATNNMRDTAAIASARAAELYGMQILADGIQDDSSNVTRFVMLAREPIIPRKDRPFKTSIVFANDKGTNVLFKVLSAFAFRNISLTKIESRPHRNSPIKLVDDANFGTTKHFDYMFYVDFKASMAELRAQNALAEVQEFTSFLRVFGSYPMDMTPW; the protein is encoded by the coding sequence atgcaGACACTTTCTCCTGCTTATTATACTAACAATCTGAATTCCTTAATGAGGACAAGTCCGTACAAATTCACCGGACCACGCTCATCAGCGCGGCTCTCCGTTCACTGCATCTCTCCATCTGACGCAGCGCAGTTCCCTGATGGAATCGGCTATAGCCGAGCTGATTGGCAGAGCTCCTGCGCTATCCTTTCTAGCAAAGTCGTTTCCTCAGAGCAGCCTAACGACAAGTCCTATAGTAGCGCTGACCACGTCACTTCGGTCAATGGTCACAAGACCTCAGTTGAGAACATCAATCTTATCCAGATAAACGCCGCTAATAGCCACAACGGACAGCTGGCGTTCCCTCCGCAGAAGCCGTTATCAATCACGGATCTCTCTCCGGCGCCTATGCACAGCTCTGAGCTTCGCGTGGCTTACCAGGGAGTCCCTGGAGCGTACTCCGAAGCTACGGCCGTGAAGGCCTACCCGAACTGTGAGACCATTCCTTGCGACCAGTTCGAGGTCGCTTTCCAGGCTGTGGAGCTCTGGATAGCTGACCGTGCTGTGCTCCCTGTCGAGAACTCCCTCGGCGGCTCCATCCACAGGAACTACGATCTACTCCTCTCCCACCGGCTGCATATCGTCGGCGAGGTCCAACTCCCTGTCCACCACTGCCTCCTCGCTCTCCCTGGAGTTCGTAAAGAGTACATCACTCGCGTCATTTCTCATCCACAAGCACTCGCCCAGTGTGAGCACACACTCACCAAACTCGGCCTCCAAGCCTCCCGGGAGGCTGTAGATAACACCGCCGGAGCAGCAGAGTACATCGCCACCAACAATATGAGAGACACCGCGGCAATCGCGAGCGCACGTGCCGCTGAGCTCTACGGCATGCAAATCCTAGCAGACGGGATACAAGACGACTCAAGCAACGTGACTCGGTTCGTGATGCTAGCCAGGGAGCCAATTATTCCAAGAAAAGATCGGCCATTCAAGACGAGCATAGTGTTCGCGAACGACAAAGGCACGAACGTGCTCTTCAAGGTGCTCTCAGCTTTCGCGTTCCGGAACATAAGCTTGACGAAGATCGAGTCGAGGCCGCACCGGAACAGTCCGATCAAGCTGGTGGACGACGCCAATTTCGGTACCACGAAGCACTTCGATTACATGTTTTATGTGGATTTCAAGGCGTCAATGGCGGAGCTGAGGGCACAGAACGCGTTGGCGGAGGTGCAGGAGTTCACTTCTTTCCTGAGGGTGTTTGGGAGTTATCCTATGGATATGACCCCATGGTGA